In Sphingopyxis sp. CCNWLW2, a single window of DNA contains:
- a CDS encoding FABP family protein: protein MELPDDIFTEPEDVDPETLANLGPLRRLAGIWEGQRGVDINPKADGPETREYYERIEMQPIDPQANGPQLFYGLRYHLHVNTREEDIAFHDQVGYWLYEPGTGLILQTLAIPRGQIAIAAGHAEPDAKQLVLKATRGQTDYGICSTTFLELAFRTDSYQITVDFHDDGTWSYVSDTTLIVKGQDEPFLHRDRNTLAKIAEPDLNPWAKIARGG from the coding sequence ATGGAACTACCCGACGATATTTTCACCGAGCCCGAGGATGTCGATCCCGAGACGCTCGCCAATCTCGGCCCGCTCCGCCGCCTCGCCGGCATCTGGGAGGGACAGCGCGGGGTCGATATCAACCCCAAGGCCGACGGCCCCGAGACGCGCGAATATTATGAGCGGATCGAGATGCAGCCGATCGACCCGCAGGCGAACGGCCCGCAGCTATTCTATGGGCTGCGCTATCACCTGCACGTCAACACGCGCGAAGAGGACATCGCCTTCCACGACCAGGTCGGTTATTGGCTTTACGAGCCCGGGACCGGCCTGATCCTGCAGACGCTGGCGATCCCGCGCGGCCAGATCGCGATTGCCGCTGGACATGCCGAGCCCGATGCAAAGCAGTTGGTACTGAAAGCGACGCGCGGCCAAACCGACTATGGCATTTGTTCGACGACCTTCCTCGAGCTCGCCTTTCGGACCGACAGCTATCAGATTACGGTCGATTTCCATGACGACGGCACGTGGAGCTATGTTTCGGACACGACGCTGATCGTCAAAGGCCAGGACGAGCCTTTCCTCCACCGCGACCGCAACACGCTGGCGAAGATCGCCGAGCCCGACCTCAACCCCTGGGCAAAGATCGCCCGCGGAGGCTGA
- a CDS encoding PilZ domain-containing protein, with product MNQRRLSDPVEEQGKAADTDRRGGDRYRTVWRIAKVMRNGDAGLWRVRNISDKGMMLAADVPIGIGEKLEIALSDTVVIRGEVVWSDGGRCGVSFDKEVDVADVLKQLAAEQRATGYRQPRLPVSTQAQAVTDESSTSIELVDLSQNGAGFIHDGHLEVGKELDLILAGGVKRRAIVRWSRAGRGGLWLTQPLDRADLESIRRFES from the coding sequence ATGAACCAGCGTCGCCTCTCCGATCCGGTAGAGGAGCAGGGAAAAGCGGCCGACACGGATCGTCGTGGCGGTGACCGCTATCGCACGGTCTGGCGGATCGCGAAGGTGATGCGCAATGGCGATGCGGGCTTGTGGCGCGTGCGCAATATTTCCGACAAAGGCATGATGCTGGCGGCCGACGTTCCGATCGGGATCGGTGAAAAGCTGGAGATCGCGCTTTCGGATACGGTTGTGATCCGCGGCGAAGTCGTCTGGTCCGACGGCGGCCGGTGCGGCGTGTCGTTCGACAAGGAAGTCGATGTTGCCGATGTGCTGAAGCAATTGGCGGCCGAACAACGCGCCACCGGCTATCGCCAGCCGCGCCTGCCCGTGAGCACGCAGGCACAGGCGGTGACCGACGAAAGCTCGACGAGCATCGAACTGGTCGATTTGTCGCAGAATGGCGCCGGGTTCATCCACGACGGTCATCTGGAAGTTGGCAAGGAACTCGACCTGATACTCGCGGGCGGGGTCAAGCGGCGCGCCATCGTCCGCTGGTCGCGCGCGGGGCGCGGCGGCCTGTGGCTGACCCAGCCGCTCGACCGCGCAGACCTCGAAAGCATCCGCCGTTTCGAAAGCTGA
- a CDS encoding TauD/TfdA dioxygenase family protein → MTVQTLEHSETATKLFNVTPLQPSLGALISGIDLAQPLDRPTYDALRAALLQYRVLFFRDQNLTREQHIALGAAFGDLEEHPVFSLPDYPQILPLISQELKGKYRQSTDSNWHADTTFRTEPSAASILIQRVSPSLGGDTVFANAVAAYETLDEETKARIDGLTAIHDPSIFIQFLDTEEKKDALRASFPPVEHPVVRIHPETGEKVLYVNSVFTRYIVGLPEEESKALLARLFDQIKRPEFQVRWSWQPGSIAFWDNRATQHYAVPDYSEARHMERVTIVGDRPVGPNAA, encoded by the coding sequence ATGACCGTCCAGACGCTTGAACATAGCGAAACCGCCACCAAACTCTTCAACGTCACGCCGCTGCAACCGAGCCTCGGCGCGCTGATCAGCGGTATCGACCTCGCGCAGCCGCTCGACCGTCCGACCTATGACGCGCTGCGCGCTGCGCTGCTCCAGTATCGCGTGCTGTTTTTCCGCGACCAGAATCTGACGCGCGAACAGCATATCGCGCTGGGCGCCGCATTCGGCGACCTTGAGGAGCATCCGGTCTTTTCGCTGCCCGATTATCCGCAGATCCTGCCGCTGATCTCGCAGGAGCTGAAGGGCAAATATCGCCAGTCGACCGACAGCAACTGGCACGCCGACACGACCTTCCGTACCGAACCGTCGGCGGCGTCGATCCTGATCCAGCGCGTCTCGCCCTCGCTCGGCGGCGACACCGTCTTCGCCAACGCCGTCGCCGCCTATGAAACGCTCGACGAGGAGACGAAGGCACGGATCGACGGCCTCACCGCGATCCACGACCCGAGCATCTTCATCCAGTTCCTCGACACCGAGGAGAAGAAGGACGCGCTGCGCGCCAGTTTCCCGCCGGTCGAGCATCCGGTCGTGCGTATCCATCCCGAGACGGGCGAGAAGGTCCTCTACGTCAATTCGGTGTTTACACGATACATCGTCGGGTTGCCCGAGGAGGAGAGCAAGGCGCTGCTCGCGCGGCTGTTCGACCAGATCAAGCGCCCCGAATTCCAGGTGCGGTGGAGCTGGCAGCCCGGATCGATCGCCTTCTGGGACAATCGCGCGACGCAGCATTATGCCGTCCCCGACTATAGCGAGGCGCGCCATATGGAGCGCGTGACGATCGTCGGCGACCGCCCCGTCGGCCCGAACGCCGCCTGA
- a CDS encoding aliphatic sulfonate ABC transporter substrate-binding protein — MKLSLTPFRTLVAGAFLSLAACGAAPDSGKTLKVGDQLHALKSSLDVSGEGQPTDYQIEWANFVGGPPIIAAQTGGSLDVGWMAETPLIFAQAAGSPVKVVAVSKTVDGGGSPYALVVKPDSPIRSIADLKGKSVSFMKGTVLHYFVARLLDKQGLSLKDIKTVQATGFGTGLLDKGSADAITIGEPYLTQALDAGKVRVLASGAPPNTPGFFYLVASEAALADPVKAKAIGDLVARAARATRWQRENPAKAAPALAKRYNVDAAVAEKIIARAPASYAPIDDAIIAAHQDEADLFFKEGLIRKKLDAAQIFDKRYDDIVAAQEVAK; from the coding sequence ATGAAACTCTCCCTCACGCCCTTTCGCACGCTCGTCGCCGGTGCCTTCCTGTCGCTCGCGGCGTGCGGCGCTGCGCCCGATAGCGGCAAGACGCTTAAGGTCGGCGATCAGCTCCACGCGCTCAAATCGTCGCTCGACGTGTCGGGCGAAGGCCAGCCTACCGATTACCAGATCGAATGGGCCAATTTCGTCGGCGGGCCGCCGATCATCGCGGCGCAGACGGGCGGATCGCTCGACGTCGGCTGGATGGCCGAAACACCGCTGATCTTCGCGCAGGCGGCGGGCAGCCCGGTGAAGGTCGTCGCGGTGAGCAAGACGGTCGACGGCGGCGGCTCGCCCTATGCACTCGTCGTCAAACCCGATTCCCCGATCCGCAGCATCGCCGACCTCAAGGGCAAATCGGTGTCGTTTATGAAGGGCACGGTGCTGCACTATTTCGTCGCGCGCCTGCTCGACAAGCAGGGCCTGTCGCTGAAGGACATTAAGACCGTGCAAGCGACGGGTTTCGGCACCGGGCTGCTCGACAAAGGATCGGCCGACGCGATCACGATCGGCGAGCCCTATCTGACGCAGGCGCTCGACGCCGGGAAAGTGCGCGTGCTTGCCAGCGGCGCGCCGCCGAACACGCCGGGCTTCTTCTACCTCGTCGCATCCGAAGCAGCGCTCGCCGACCCGGTGAAGGCGAAGGCGATCGGCGACCTCGTCGCCCGCGCCGCGCGGGCGACGCGCTGGCAGCGCGAGAATCCCGCCAAGGCCGCGCCAGCACTCGCCAAACGCTATAATGTCGATGCGGCGGTCGCCGAAAAGATCATCGCGCGCGCGCCCGCCAGCTATGCGCCGATCGACGACGCGATCATCGCGGCGCATCAGGACGAGGCCGACCTGTTCTTCAAGGAAGGGTTGATCCGCAAGAAGCTCGACGCGGCGCAAATCTTCGACAAGCGCTACGACGATATCGTCGCGGCGCAGGAGGTAGCGAAATGA
- a CDS encoding ABC transporter permease has protein sequence MSAPTPIAFAGDPGRLVQPVVRKAGNRSERFSFARRATGPLIIVALWAISTSAGWIDPSILPSPAGLVAGWQQLWTEQALASQIATSLTRALVGGAVGIVFGLILGTIAGLSKLGEEIFDALLQMLRTIPFLALVPLFIVWFGIGEAPKLLLIALATMFPMYLNTYAGVRNVDRKVIEAMRSFGLGGRRLILEVVLPLALPQIFTGLRFALGVSVLVLIAAEQINASAGLGYLLNSAQLYQQVDVILICIAIYAVLGLSADLIVRSLERLFMPWRAGIAIR, from the coding sequence ATGAGCGCGCCGACGCCGATCGCGTTCGCGGGCGATCCCGGCCGGCTCGTCCAGCCGGTCGTCCGCAAGGCCGGAAACAGGTCCGAACGCTTCTCCTTCGCACGCCGCGCGACGGGCCCGCTGATCATCGTCGCGCTCTGGGCGATCTCGACAAGCGCGGGATGGATCGATCCGTCGATCCTCCCCTCGCCCGCCGGGCTCGTCGCGGGGTGGCAGCAATTGTGGACCGAACAGGCGCTCGCCTCACAGATTGCGACCTCGCTCACGCGTGCGCTCGTCGGCGGCGCGGTCGGCATCGTCTTCGGGCTGATCCTCGGCACCATCGCCGGCCTGTCGAAACTCGGCGAGGAAATATTCGACGCACTGCTCCAGATGCTGCGCACCATCCCCTTCCTCGCGCTCGTACCTTTGTTCATCGTCTGGTTCGGGATCGGCGAGGCGCCGAAATTGCTCCTCATCGCGCTCGCGACGATGTTCCCGATGTATCTCAACACCTATGCCGGGGTGCGCAACGTCGACCGCAAGGTGATCGAGGCGATGCGCAGCTTCGGGCTCGGCGGCCGCCGGCTGATCCTCGAGGTCGTGCTGCCGCTCGCGCTGCCGCAGATCTTCACCGGGCTGCGCTTCGCACTCGGCGTCTCGGTGCTCGTGCTGATCGCCGCCGAGCAGATCAACGCCTCGGCCGGGCTCGGCTATCTGCTCAACAGCGCGCAACTGTACCAGCAGGTCGACGTCATCCTGATCTGCATCGCCATCTACGCCGTGCTCGGTCTCAGCGCCGACCTGATCGTCCGCTCGCTCGAACGGCTGTTCATGCCGTGGCGCGCGGGCATCGCCATCCGATAG